The genomic interval CCAGAGCCTCAAGCCAGTCCGTGACTTGCCAGGAGGAAGGCAGGCACAGGTTGTTCTCCTTGAGAAGTGGTGTTGgcggtggggtggggtaggggtgggggctgATTCAGACAACAGTCATCATGGGGACGCAGGAATAATGCTGCCCACAGCCCCTGACTCAGCCCAGCAGGTCAGTCCTGGGACCTCGGATTAGGGAAGATGCAACACCCCGCACCCTCTGGCTTAGCATAATCTACGCCTGCATGTCCTTCCCACAAAATATGCCCTCGCCTcagccctcctgcctcctgccctcctcctctCCACTGTGGTAGTaggatctggtcactgcactcacTCTGGGGGATTTGGGACTTAGCATATCCGCCCTCCTGGGACAGGTCCCCGTCCTGGGCAGGGGAAGCATTATCTAAACAATGAAGCCCTAATGGGGAACTTCAGGCAACGGGAACCTACAATGAGGGAGGGAGGTTTACACTCAAAGAGGAGGAAGTATTTCCTTCTCCCCTTTTTGGACTGTCACCGCATGGAGCACGGGAATTGTGGGCAAATCACTGGCTTACTGAGGTTAGACGCTGTATTGGGGATAGAAGCAGAAGGCGCGCCCCCAACATTGTAAGGGGTCCTTAACGCCAGCGGTCTGCGGTACCACGGCCCTCAGCTGCTTTGTGCCGCTGGGTCCGGAATCCTCTTTACTCCCTAAATCGCCTTCCCTGGAGGCCGGTATAGAGCAGGTAGCGAGAGCCGGGGGCACTCACGGGTCGTGTTGTACTTGACGCCGTTGAAGTACTCGGGGCACGGCCTCTCCACGAGGGCTCCGGCAGCGCTGCGGGGCCAGCACGTTCCGATCTGGTCCAAGGTCGTGTTGCAGTAGGAGTAGGGACCTGGCGGCGCGAGAGAGCGCAGTAGGGCTCAGAGGGGCCCCCTGGGACGCGGGGCTCTCGGAGCGTGGGGTCAGGGGCGCATCCAGCGCGCAAGAGAAGGAGCCCGCGCAGCCTCCGACCTCTCGCCTCCCGCCTACCCTCGGGGTCCAGGGGTGGCCCCCAGCCGTCCAAGAGCAGCTCTTCGGCCAGCGCCAGGCTGCAGTTAACCTCCAACAGGCTGTGGAGCAGTGCCGCGTCCATCGCGCTCCGCAGCCGCGTGCGGAGAGGGAGTAGGAGTGCGCGCTCGGCGTGGCTGCGAAGGAGTGGCCGCGAGAGTGAGCGGCAGAGAGGGCTCGGGGTCCTGGCCCCCGCCAGCCCAGCCCCGGTCTCCCGGGCAGCCTCTGGGCGCCGCCTCCGGTCGCCCAGAGCTGTCAAGTGGGGACCTTCCCGGAGAGGAGCGGCGGAGCGCACCCAGCTG from Rhinopithecus roxellana isolate Shanxi Qingling chromosome 6, ASM756505v1, whole genome shotgun sequence carries:
- the LOC115898351 gene encoding corticotropin-releasing factor receptor 2-like, which gives rise to MDAALLHSLLEVNCSLALAEELLLDGWGPPLDPEGPYSYCNTTLDQIGTCWPRSAAGALVERPCPEYFNGVKYNTTRNAYRECLENGTWASKINYSQCEPILDDKEHPLSAECDSLEPHHHLYPAKCHVVPAAAHRP